Proteins co-encoded in one Phycodurus eques isolate BA_2022a chromosome 14, UOR_Pequ_1.1, whole genome shotgun sequence genomic window:
- the slc4a1ap gene encoding kanadaptin: MSASAQLDVSVTNTDEKETNSAMETNECSEAENDTEPQKKELPEAGQNTSDPFKKPTAFAAPSLASKRSLNAAAPSKPGAETRNEKDDNEAQVEDTNCELSDVPAKDNETPDTGPEKNTNGDEQRDVARVNMKTESKHRVLPPAGEFPPLPYIEPQWGGPAPDDVYALEILKNGTIVDKVPLAHRGYFVVGRLPVCDVTLEHPSISRYHAVIQYRRHPGEGESVGEDRGFYIQDLGSTHGTVVNKNKIPPKTYIRLRVGHVLKFGGSTRLFILQGPEFDEEEESELTVTELREQARKQMAELEKRMMGGRSDEEEGEEKDEGKSDKSRELSSEDSGCSWGMAEEQLPEEDENEENPFSTEFQEDQEAAYLKDPKKALQGFYDREGEELEFEYEDKSHGSWLCRIKLPVDDALGRQLVAEVTHTGKKKEAAVQCCLEACRMLEARGLLRQEAVSRKRKKKNWEDEDYYDSDDDTFLDRTGTVEKKRKERMKKAGKIEERPETHESLLAKLSQVEKEVAEAQKKLGTAGKDTSGSSTDDPLDAFMTAVRSDATMDAVERRKLHVHVADLRKDAQRLGKLVELTRPSQLPSLLPSGSSKSGKPKKALPLFGAMKGGCKFKLKTGTIGRLPPKQPSLPPELFNMKELPPGGEEEEETEEKGQVEQETAEKKKDHEDKVCKLNVEPEEASELISQETSGQKGEKSVPEPKEKRKSEASTETQNPFPHQNTKPNLPTFESRDQGDEYLSLRKKKKVMGPSRPPVQLSSQYPQDDPDYCVWLPPTGQTGDGRTHLNDKYGY; the protein is encoded by the exons ATGTCCGCCTCTGCGCAACTTGATGTGAGCGTGACAAACACGGATGAAAAAGAGACCAACTCTGCGATGGAAACAAACGAGTGCTCGGAAGCAGAAAATGACACAGAGCCCCAAAAGAAAGAATTGCCCGAAGCTGGCCAGAACACAAGTGACCCTTTCAAAAAACCGACTGCGTTCGCTGCGCCTTCTCTCGCGAGCAAACGCAGCCTGAACGCTGCTGCTCCATCCAAACCTGGAGCCGAGACGAGAAACGAGAAAGACGACAACGAAGCACAAGTCGAGGACACCAATTGTGAGCTATCTGATGTTCCAGCGAAGGATAACGAAACCCCGGACACTGGGCCAGAAAAGAATACAAATGGCGACGAACAGAGAGACGTTGCTCGAGTAAACATGAAAACAGAATCTAAACACAGGGTGCTTCCGCCGGCTGGAGAGTTCCCTCCTCTGCCATACATAGAGCCACAGTGGGGTGGTCCTGCTCCAGATGACGTCTATGCTCTTGAAATTCTAAAAAACGGCACCATAGTGGACAAGGTGCCCCTTGCGCATCGAGGTTACTTCGTGGTTGGACGTTTGCCGGTGTGTGACGTCACTCTGGAACACCCGTCCATCTCCAGGTACCATGCTGTCATCCAGTACCGCCGGCATCCCGGGGAGGGGGAGTCTGTCGGTGAGGATCGAGGTTTCTACATCCAGGACCTGGGCAGCACACACGGTACCGTCGTTAACAAGAACAAGATTCCGCCCAAGACGTACATCAGACTCCGTGTTGGACATGTCCTTAAGTTCGGAGGCAGCACGAGGCTATTCATCCTACAG GGTCCAGAAtttgatgaggaagaggagtcTGAACTGACCGTCACAGAGTTGCGGGAGCAAGCCAGGAAACAGATGGCGGAGCTAGAGAAGAGAATGATGGGAGGGCGTTCTGATGAAGAGGAAGGAGAGGAGAAGGACGAAGGCAAAAGCGACAAGAGCCGAGAATTGTCCAGTGAAGACTCGGGCTGCTCTTGGGGAATGG CTGAGGAGCAGCTTCCAGAAGAAGACGAGAACGAGGAGAACCCTTTTTCAACGGAGTTCCAAGAAGACCAGGAAGCTGCCTACTTAAAGGACCCTAAGAAGGCTTTACAGGGCTTTTATGACAGGGAAG GCGAGGAGCTGGAGTTTGAGTATGAAGACAAAAGCCACGGCAGTTGGCTCTGTAGAATCAA GCTGCCCGTGGACGATGCCTTGGGCCGGCAGCTTGTTGCCGAGGTGACCCACACGgggaagaagaaagaagcagCCGTCCAGTGCTGCCTCGAGGCCTGCCGAATGCTGGAAGCCAGAGGACTGCTACGCCAGGAAGCAG TGTCCCGCAAGCGCAAGAAAAAGAACTGGGAAGATGAGGACTATTATGACAGCGATGATGACACCTTCCTGGATCGGACAGGCACCGttgaaaagaagaggaaagagaGAATGAAAAAAGCAGGAAAGATTGAGGAGCGGCCCGAGACCCATGAATCACTG CTGGCCAAGCTATCACAGGTGGAGAAGGAGGTGGCAGAAGCACAGAAAAAGCTCGGCACCGCTGGGAAAG ACACTTCCGGCTCTTCGACCGACGACCCGCTGGACGCCTTCATGACGGCCGTGCGCAGCGATGCAACCATGGATGCCGTCGAGCGCAGGAAGCTTCATGTGCACGTCGCCGACCTGCGAAAAGATGCCCAGCGGCTCGGCAAATTGGTGGAACTCACTCGCCCCTCTCAGCTGCCCTCGCTGCTCCCCAG TGGCAGCTCCAAGTCTGGGAAACCAAAGAAAGCTTTGCCGCTTTTTGGAGCCATGAAGGGAGGATGCAAGTTCAAGCTGAAGACTGGCACTATCGGG AGATTGCCTCCTAAGCAGCCTAGCTTGCCTCCCGAGCTCTTTAACATGAAAGAACTTCCACCaggaggagaagaggaggaggaaacaGAAGAAAAGGGGCAGGTAGAGCAGGAGACGGCTGAAAAAAAGAAGGATCATGAAGATAAAGTGTGCAAGTTGAATGTTGAACCTGAAGAGGCCAGcgaactcatatctcaagaaaCGTCAGGACAGAAAGGAGAAAAATCAGTGCCGGAGCCAAAAG aaaagaggaaaagcgAGGCAAGTACAGAGACGCAGAACCCATTTCCTCATCAGAACACCAAGCCCAACCTACCAACCTTTG AATCAAGAGACCAGGGTGATGAATATCTCAGtctgaggaagaaaaagaaagtcatGGGCCCCAGCAGG CCACCTGTGCAGCTCTCGAGTCAGTATCCACAGGACGACCCCGATTACTGTGTTTGGCTACCGCCGACAG GACAGACTGGAGATGGCCGCACCCATCTTAATGACAAGTATGGCTACTGA
- the si:dkey-16j16.4 gene encoding uncharacterized protein si:dkey-16j16.4 isoform X2 produces the protein MLKTLTKKLRRHSLNEMHPFQLKFSYHGSGEGGESDDSEGENQELAQIDRERRRNCALTPLATSQQHNQGALSPARLRRLRLLLDANLDRHSSEEELERISYGDNRKWISALPQRHGDHHSSASSDEEVRDLCGCGSTAATTRPVVEPDACLAASSSPVLFSSSPPCSIKPPPMRFQLQVVQPVTRPIILTHFDQSAPYRKYRHNYSGELGRPSLDLEKMQQKMLLKKNCGGKTRTIKIRTGPCSNRLPRTTPSQTFRSTQTVTACITKL, from the exons TTTTCTTACCATGGCAGTGGTGAGGGTGGTGAGAGTGATGACTCTGAGGGTGAAAACCAGGAGCTTGCACAAATTGATAGAG AGAGACGGAGAAATTGTGCCCTCACCCCCTTGGCTACAAGCCAGCAGCACAACCAGGGAGCCCTCTCGCCAGCTCGTCTACGACGTCTCCGCCTGCTTCTTGACGCTAATCTGGATCGCCACTCTTCAGAGGAAGAGCTGGAGCGAATCAGCTATGGTGACAACAGGAAGTGGATATCTGCACTTCCCCAGCGTCACGGTGATCACCACAGCAGTGCGTCCAGCGACGAGGAAGTGCGGGACTTATGTGGCTGCGGTTCGACCGctgccaccaccaggcctgTGGTCGAGCCCGATGCTTGTCTGGCTGCCTCCTCCAGTCCTGTGCTCTTCAGCTCCAGCCCACCGTGCAGCATCAAGCCACCCCCAATGCGCTTTCAGCTCCAAGTGGTCCAACCAGTCACTCGACCTATTATCTTGACCCATTTTGACCAATCAGCACCTTATAGAAAGTACCGGCACAACTACAGTGGCGAGTTGGGGAGGCCCAGTCTTGATTTAGAGAAAATGCAACAG AAAATGCTGCTGAAAAAGAACTGCGGAGGGAAAACTCGAACCATAAAGATTCGG actggaccatgttcaaacaggctgcCACGTACAACGCCATCACAGACCTTCAGGAGTACACAGACTGTTACTGCCTGCATCACCAA ACTTTGA
- the si:dkey-16j16.4 gene encoding uncharacterized protein si:dkey-16j16.4 isoform X1 — protein MLKTLTKKLRRHSLNEMHPFQLKFSYHGSGEGGESDDSEGENQELAQIDRERRRNCALTPLATSQQHNQGALSPARLRRLRLLLDANLDRHSSEEELERISYGDNRKWISALPQRHGDHHSSASSDEEVRDLCGCGSTAATTRPVVEPDACLAASSSPVLFSSSPPCSIKPPPMRFQLQVVQPVTRPIILTHFDQSAPYRKYRHNYSGELGRPSLDLEKMQQKMLLKKNCGGKTRTIKIRTLTGSRPPPRYTYDPSIFAFRSLSTVPLSEDPPCS, from the exons TTTTCTTACCATGGCAGTGGTGAGGGTGGTGAGAGTGATGACTCTGAGGGTGAAAACCAGGAGCTTGCACAAATTGATAGAG AGAGACGGAGAAATTGTGCCCTCACCCCCTTGGCTACAAGCCAGCAGCACAACCAGGGAGCCCTCTCGCCAGCTCGTCTACGACGTCTCCGCCTGCTTCTTGACGCTAATCTGGATCGCCACTCTTCAGAGGAAGAGCTGGAGCGAATCAGCTATGGTGACAACAGGAAGTGGATATCTGCACTTCCCCAGCGTCACGGTGATCACCACAGCAGTGCGTCCAGCGACGAGGAAGTGCGGGACTTATGTGGCTGCGGTTCGACCGctgccaccaccaggcctgTGGTCGAGCCCGATGCTTGTCTGGCTGCCTCCTCCAGTCCTGTGCTCTTCAGCTCCAGCCCACCGTGCAGCATCAAGCCACCCCCAATGCGCTTTCAGCTCCAAGTGGTCCAACCAGTCACTCGACCTATTATCTTGACCCATTTTGACCAATCAGCACCTTATAGAAAGTACCGGCACAACTACAGTGGCGAGTTGGGGAGGCCCAGTCTTGATTTAGAGAAAATGCAACAG AAAATGCTGCTGAAAAAGAACTGCGGAGGGAAAACTCGAACCATAAAGATTCGG ACTTTGACCGGCAGTCGTCCTCCACCCAGGTACACGTACGATCCCTCCATTTTTGCCTTCCGGTCTTTAAGCACCGTGCCCCTATCCGAGGATCCTCCCTGCTCATGA